A region from the Rheinheimera mangrovi genome encodes:
- the hemH gene encoding ferrochelatase, producing the protein MRYINSPNYDHKQNDKIGILLTNLGTPDEPTPKALKRYLKQFLSDPRVVEVPRLLWWLILNCVILQFRPRRSAKAYATVFTDQGSPLLFNTQAQSDAIAAQLQEQGLKNVVVDFAMRYGNPSFDTVLDKMFAQGVRKLLVLPLYPQYSGSTSASTFDELATNFMRRRWLPDLRFISHYPDYAPFIRAAAEKIRQHWQQQGQADKLILSYHGIPKRYLLNGDPYHCECYKTSRLIAEELGLTKDQYLTTFQSRFGREEWLKPYTDETLKALPAQGVKSVQVFCPGFAADCLETIEEIGEENKEYFLHAGGERYEYITALNAEPAHIDALCQLIQENLHGWQVEADAQRAVRAEALKVEK; encoded by the coding sequence ATGCGTTATATCAACAGCCCCAATTACGACCACAAACAAAACGACAAAATTGGTATTTTGCTGACCAATTTAGGCACCCCAGATGAGCCAACGCCTAAGGCGCTGAAGCGTTATCTGAAGCAGTTTTTATCAGACCCGCGTGTGGTGGAAGTACCGCGTTTATTGTGGTGGCTGATTTTAAATTGTGTGATATTGCAATTCCGGCCACGTCGCTCGGCCAAAGCTTATGCCACTGTTTTTACCGACCAGGGCTCGCCGCTATTATTTAATACTCAGGCACAAAGTGATGCTATTGCCGCTCAGCTGCAAGAGCAAGGCCTGAAGAATGTAGTGGTTGATTTCGCCATGCGTTATGGCAACCCAAGTTTTGATACTGTGCTGGATAAAATGTTTGCGCAGGGCGTGCGTAAGTTGTTGGTGTTGCCTTTGTATCCACAATATTCGGGTTCTACTTCGGCTTCGACCTTCGACGAGCTAGCCACTAACTTTATGCGTCGGCGCTGGTTACCTGATTTACGTTTTATCTCACATTACCCTGACTACGCGCCTTTTATTCGTGCTGCGGCTGAGAAAATTCGCCAGCACTGGCAACAACAGGGTCAGGCCGACAAACTGATATTGTCTTACCACGGTATTCCAAAACGTTATTTACTCAATGGCGACCCCTATCACTGTGAATGTTATAAAACTTCACGCTTAATTGCTGAGGAGTTGGGCCTGACAAAAGATCAGTACCTCACCACCTTTCAATCCCGTTTTGGCCGCGAAGAATGGCTAAAACCTTACACAGATGAAACCTTAAAGGCGTTGCCAGCGCAAGGCGTAAAAAGCGTTCAGGTGTTTTGCCCAGGCTTTGCTGCCGATTGCCTTGAAACTATTGAAGAAATTGGCGAAGAAAATAAAGAGTATTTCTTACATGCTGGTGGTGAGCGCTACGAGTACATCACAGCATTAAACGCTGAACCTGCGCATATCGACGCTTTGTGTCAGCTGATTCAGGAGAATCTGCACGGCTGGCAAGTAGAGGCAGATGCGCAGCGTGCAGTTCGGGCTGAGGCTTTGAAGGTGGAGAAGTAG
- a CDS encoding phosphoribosylaminoimidazolesuccinocarboxamide synthase encodes MTLATQVLAVNDDLPIRTDLPVHSGKVRSVYWLTAADSARLIREKNYPVAPDTPLAIMVISDRISAFDCIWHGENGLNGVPGKGAALNAISNHWFALFKQHGLADSHILDIPHPLVWIVQKARPLKIEAIARQYITGSMWRAYSKGEREFCGITLPEGLQKDQKLPEILITPSTKGIMTGLAGVPEADDVNISRADIERHSAAFGFEQLSDISLYETLLKQGFGVISDALAALDQMFVDTKFEFGYVNDANGNSKLIYMDEVGTPDSSRIWDGASWRNGSIVEQSKEGFRQWLLSNFPDPDIMLNKDRMPERAALARDNALPTEVMMDISRTYLGIAEKVTGRKIELAANPKAEIIEVLGRDYGLIAE; translated from the coding sequence ATGACTCTTGCAACTCAGGTCCTGGCGGTCAATGACGACTTGCCTATTCGTACAGATTTACCTGTTCACTCAGGTAAAGTTCGCAGTGTGTACTGGCTGACTGCCGCTGACAGCGCGCGGTTGATCCGGGAAAAAAATTACCCTGTAGCACCAGACACGCCGCTGGCCATTATGGTCATCAGTGACCGTATTTCTGCATTTGACTGCATCTGGCATGGCGAAAATGGCTTAAATGGTGTGCCTGGCAAAGGCGCGGCCTTAAACGCAATTTCCAATCACTGGTTTGCTTTGTTTAAACAACATGGCCTGGCCGACAGCCATATTCTGGATATTCCGCACCCGCTGGTGTGGATAGTGCAAAAAGCCCGTCCGCTGAAAATTGAAGCTATTGCCCGGCAGTACATAACTGGCTCTATGTGGCGTGCTTACAGCAAAGGCGAACGTGAATTCTGTGGTATTACCTTGCCTGAAGGCCTGCAAAAAGATCAAAAACTGCCGGAGATTTTAATTACTCCGTCTACCAAAGGTATTATGACTGGATTAGCCGGTGTGCCGGAGGCGGACGATGTAAACATTTCCCGCGCCGATATTGAACGCCATAGCGCTGCTTTTGGTTTTGAACAATTATCCGATATCAGCCTGTATGAAACCCTGTTAAAACAAGGTTTTGGCGTGATCAGCGACGCTTTAGCTGCGCTGGATCAGATGTTTGTTGATACCAAGTTTGAATTTGGTTATGTCAACGATGCCAATGGCAACAGCAAGCTGATTTATATGGACGAAGTGGGCACGCCAGACAGCTCACGGATTTGGGATGGCGCCAGCTGGCGCAATGGCAGCATAGTGGAGCAATCCAAAGAAGGCTTCCGCCAATGGCTGTTGAGTAACTTCCCTGATCCGGACATTATGCTGAATAAAGACCGGATGCCGGAGCGCGCCGCTTTAGCCCGCGACAACGCCCTGCCGACGGAAGTAATGATGGATATTTCCCGCACATACCTTGGCATAGCGGAAAAAGTCACAGGCCGTAAAATTGAATTAGCCGCTAATCCTAAAGCCGAAATTATTGAGGTGTTAGGCCGCGATTATGGTTTGATAGCGGAATAA
- a CDS encoding Fic family protein: MSATTQELFHIISQAAEGLSLADLQNSYPAIARRTLQRHIAKLIDAGQIKAVGEGRARRYFVFTLHPIAVATPSDPQSQADSFPAFIPLSADSADILAYIDQPAEARKPVGYQRDFLEAYQPNQSWYLSESLRRQLHKMGKTTELAQPAGTYSRAILNRLLIDLSWASSQLEGNTYSRLDTLELIEHGKAAEGKAVLETQMILNHKAAIELLVENTDTAQFNRYTLMNLHSALAENLLPNPADEGRIRQHAVDIGKSMYRPLSVPQQIDAMLHLLLEKVNQIQDPFEQSFFMLVHLPYLQPFVDINKRTSRLAANLPLFRANLCPLTFLDVPEQAYSRATLGLYELTRVELLRDLYVWAYERSTQEYIAIRQDLAEPDPLRLKWRELLKQSIHQVVCAPATEPLVVIQQQVALQVPQPQQAAVQALIIEELRRLHEGVLARYGLRPSDFAKWKAEQRH; encoded by the coding sequence ATGTCAGCCACTACTCAAGAGTTGTTTCATATCATTAGTCAGGCCGCTGAAGGGCTTAGTTTGGCTGATCTACAGAACAGTTATCCTGCTATCGCCCGTCGTACTTTGCAGCGCCATATTGCCAAGCTGATTGATGCCGGACAAATCAAAGCTGTAGGTGAGGGGCGGGCCAGACGTTATTTTGTGTTTACGCTCCATCCCATTGCTGTAGCCACGCCGTCAGATCCACAGAGCCAGGCTGACAGCTTTCCGGCTTTTATTCCGTTATCTGCCGATAGCGCGGATATTCTGGCCTATATCGACCAGCCTGCTGAAGCTCGTAAACCTGTAGGGTATCAGCGCGATTTTCTTGAGGCTTACCAGCCGAATCAAAGTTGGTATTTGTCGGAGTCGCTGCGCAGGCAGTTGCATAAAATGGGCAAAACTACGGAGCTGGCTCAACCGGCAGGAACCTACAGCCGTGCCATTTTGAACCGATTGTTGATTGACTTGTCCTGGGCGTCCAGTCAGTTAGAGGGCAATACCTACTCCAGGCTCGACACGCTGGAGCTGATTGAACATGGTAAAGCCGCTGAAGGCAAAGCCGTGCTGGAAACCCAGATGATCCTGAACCACAAAGCCGCCATTGAACTGCTGGTGGAAAATACGGATACAGCGCAGTTCAACCGCTACACTCTGATGAATTTGCATAGCGCTTTGGCGGAAAACTTATTACCTAACCCTGCGGATGAGGGGCGTATTCGCCAGCATGCAGTGGATATAGGCAAAAGTATGTACCGGCCTTTATCTGTGCCGCAGCAGATTGACGCTATGCTGCATTTACTGCTTGAGAAGGTGAATCAAATTCAGGATCCGTTTGAGCAGTCGTTTTTTATGCTGGTGCATCTGCCTTATTTGCAGCCTTTTGTTGATATCAATAAACGCACCTCGCGCCTTGCTGCCAACCTGCCGTTGTTTCGGGCCAACTTGTGCCCGCTTACCTTTTTGGATGTTCCTGAACAAGCCTATAGCCGCGCCACTTTGGGCCTGTACGAGCTGACCAGAGTCGAATTATTGCGCGACCTTTATGTGTGGGCTTATGAGCGCTCTACGCAGGAATACATCGCCATCCGACAGGATCTGGCAGAACCCGACCCACTTCGCCTGAAGTGGCGGGAGCTGTTGAAACAAAGCATCCATCAGGTAGTGTGTGCTCCAGCTACAGAGCCTTTGGTTGTTATTCAGCAGCAGGTGGCTTTACAAGTGCCACAGCCACAGCAAGCCGCTGTGCAAGCTTTGATTATTGAAGAGCTGCGCCGCTTACATGAAGGCGTATTAGCGCGTTATGGCTTACGGCCTTCAGACTTTGCTAAGTGGAAGGCGGAACAAAGGCACTAA
- a CDS encoding FtsX-like permease family protein: MISQPWLYDLACEWRRWSGQRLKLGTLLLGSALSCALLAISLQLGHLLFSEKPAWVKQSGFFYSVVHQFPDGMISGVNRQVVQQMSQWPGVDQVAALQLDKADLSLEGELLTDLNLLFYDSQLPEMLGYPEFAAEQGVWLSHHFWTRQLAADPNVTGRWFRHKHIEQPLQVLGVLPASLDKIGSQTSDIWLSANYLRFLTPFGSSSSFLIDKYLAAFDGNLVLVRSEQPLSVSAITQRLQQTDLSVAGMQMEQRGGEMLVQPGLEFDPVTRNQVLQQWQLLLLFVVALTVVLTLNWLTVYSSRLILQQHEMRIYEILGADFSYLLFSGLRAALMKVSIVLGLSWLLLQLLLPFISSYPAYQQYSGGKVFNVSIQLWGLSILATALLLCALAIMPLFRLKQRQLFERAMQVQRSFIQHAFAQLTLILQLTTAVLALTLVGALSYQLWQHSNSYSVDTKVQSWQLKSQGSGLNITAIQPRPDPGTAWSATDFLDPQRVLIKDMRLKAPTEFSLLGVSRSFFTVLGVKDPGLPQPWQHGVVLNQTAARLLSAGRPDLELIGSSLELSEMMQGKHQIIAVVPDLPHKGKFSAPLPMIYLSLENPKQGLLPRKIFMYQNSKAVEPFSVLKQRLEQQLTGLTVMQLPQLGQAIEQQDSRSHYLLLSTWLIGSLIVLAVLLSLSDQFRARLKLDKFRYAVQAAVGASDRYNLLQALGQPLAALLIALPLAWLVQQLLVSILDQQFSMALKAEPWLVILISLSFSLVLLLLAYVQIRQVLHQPLSTVLRQDS, encoded by the coding sequence ATGATTAGTCAACCCTGGTTATATGACTTAGCCTGTGAATGGCGGCGTTGGTCCGGCCAGCGCCTGAAACTGGGTACTTTGCTACTGGGTTCTGCACTGAGTTGCGCTTTATTAGCGATCAGCCTGCAACTGGGCCATTTGTTATTCAGCGAGAAACCGGCATGGGTGAAGCAAAGTGGTTTTTTTTATAGTGTGGTACACCAGTTTCCGGACGGCATGATTTCTGGCGTGAACCGGCAAGTTGTACAGCAGATGTCGCAGTGGCCAGGAGTAGATCAGGTGGCTGCATTACAACTGGACAAGGCGGATCTTAGCCTGGAAGGCGAACTGCTCACCGATCTGAATCTGCTGTTTTATGATAGCCAGTTGCCCGAAATGCTGGGATATCCGGAATTCGCAGCTGAGCAAGGGGTGTGGTTATCTCACCATTTCTGGACCAGGCAACTGGCGGCAGATCCCAATGTAACAGGCCGTTGGTTCAGGCATAAACATATTGAACAACCTCTGCAGGTGCTTGGTGTTTTACCTGCCAGTCTGGATAAAATTGGCAGTCAGACATCTGATATTTGGTTGTCAGCAAATTACCTCAGATTTTTGACGCCCTTTGGCTCATCGTCGTCTTTTCTCATTGATAAGTATTTGGCTGCTTTCGACGGCAATCTGGTGCTGGTTCGCAGCGAGCAACCTTTATCGGTCAGCGCTATAACACAGCGATTGCAACAAACCGATTTAAGCGTCGCAGGTATGCAGATGGAACAGCGGGGTGGCGAAATGCTGGTGCAGCCAGGATTGGAATTCGACCCTGTTACCCGAAATCAGGTCTTGCAGCAGTGGCAATTACTGCTGTTGTTTGTTGTCGCATTGACTGTGGTGCTGACGCTCAACTGGCTAACTGTATACAGCAGCCGCTTAATTTTGCAGCAACATGAAATGCGGATCTATGAAATTTTAGGTGCGGATTTTTCTTATTTGTTATTTTCCGGCTTACGTGCAGCCTTAATGAAAGTAAGCATAGTGCTTGGTTTGTCATGGCTGTTACTACAGCTGTTATTGCCTTTCATTTCCAGCTATCCGGCGTACCAACAATACAGTGGTGGTAAAGTCTTTAATGTCAGTATTCAGCTGTGGGGCTTGTCTATACTGGCTACTGCGCTGCTGCTGTGTGCTCTGGCAATTATGCCTTTATTCCGTTTAAAGCAACGCCAGCTGTTTGAAAGGGCGATGCAGGTCCAACGTTCATTTATACAGCATGCATTTGCCCAGTTGACATTGATCCTGCAGCTGACAACAGCAGTGTTGGCTTTGACTTTGGTTGGGGCCTTAAGTTATCAGTTGTGGCAGCACAGTAATAGTTATTCGGTCGACACTAAGGTGCAGAGCTGGCAGCTCAAGTCTCAGGGCTCAGGACTGAACATCACTGCCATCCAACCCCGGCCAGACCCAGGTACAGCATGGTCTGCGACCGACTTTCTGGACCCACAACGTGTTTTAATCAAGGACATGCGACTTAAGGCTCCAACAGAGTTTTCGTTGTTAGGCGTCAGCCGTTCTTTTTTTACTGTGCTTGGTGTGAAAGATCCTGGCTTACCTCAGCCCTGGCAACATGGTGTGGTATTGAATCAGACTGCCGCCCGTTTGCTGAGCGCTGGCCGGCCAGATCTGGAGCTGATAGGTTCAAGCCTGGAACTGTCTGAAATGATGCAAGGTAAGCATCAAATAATAGCTGTAGTGCCGGATTTACCACACAAAGGTAAATTCAGTGCTCCTTTGCCTATGATTTATCTCAGTCTGGAAAATCCGAAACAAGGGCTGCTACCCCGTAAGATTTTTATGTATCAGAACAGCAAAGCCGTTGAACCTTTTTCGGTGTTAAAGCAGAGATTAGAGCAGCAATTGACCGGCTTAACCGTGATGCAGTTGCCGCAGTTAGGGCAGGCGATTGAGCAACAGGACAGTCGTAGTCACTATTTATTGTTGTCTACCTGGTTGATTGGCAGCCTTATTGTGCTGGCCGTGTTATTGAGTTTGTCGGACCAATTCAGGGCTCGCTTAAAACTTGATAAATTCCGCTATGCAGTGCAAGCCGCAGTGGGCGCCTCCGATCGCTATAACCTGCTGCAAGCACTCGGTCAGCCTCTGGCTGCTTTGCTGATTGCTTTACCCCTGGCCTGGCTGGTACAGCAGCTTTTGGTAAGCATCCTGGATCAGCAGTTTAGTATGGCGCTCAAGGCCGAGCCCTGGCTGGTTATTCTTATCAGTCTGAGTTTTAGTCTGGTTTTACTTCTGTTGGCTTACGTGCAAATACGTCAGGTATTGCATCAACCTTTGTCTACAGTATTACGTCAGGACAGTTAA
- a CDS encoding dioxygenase family protein, whose product MKNSLTTNTSRRHFIKQLGLGLASIPLIGLVACGGSSDSTETTSSDSGTSGSGGSSGSSTGSSTSWATGGTAAMTANFPDDSLFALGTTCTVALTKNLTEGPCYFTANTLDDISDAQGGLPMQLCLRVIDNSCEPVSGLEVEVWHCDVEGIYSGDTNGSSDSSGFSSSFCTGNHSEALRSKWFRGTQITDNNGRVNFKSCFPGWYSGRTIHIHFRVRNNNNDEVVSQFCFPDAFTAEICTTHTEYSSRGIQDTTLSAGRDTVFGNSYDEFLFDYQQNSDGSLLAYKTIQIS is encoded by the coding sequence ATGAAAAACTCATTAACTACCAATACATCCAGGCGACATTTTATTAAGCAGCTTGGATTAGGCTTAGCCAGTATTCCGCTGATTGGCCTGGTGGCTTGTGGTGGCAGCTCAGACAGTACTGAAACAACCAGCAGCGACTCTGGTACATCGGGTAGCGGTGGCTCAAGCGGCAGTTCAACAGGCAGTAGCACCAGTTGGGCCACTGGCGGTACAGCCGCTATGACGGCAAATTTCCCGGACGACAGTCTGTTTGCATTAGGCACTACTTGTACTGTCGCCTTAACCAAAAACTTAACTGAAGGCCCTTGTTACTTTACAGCGAACACACTGGATGATATTTCCGATGCACAAGGCGGCTTGCCGATGCAGCTGTGTTTACGGGTGATCGACAACAGTTGTGAGCCGGTATCAGGCCTTGAAGTGGAAGTCTGGCACTGTGATGTGGAAGGTATTTATTCAGGTGATACCAATGGCAGCAGCGACAGCAGCGGTTTTTCCAGCTCGTTTTGCACAGGCAACCACAGTGAAGCCTTGCGCTCAAAATGGTTCAGAGGCACTCAAATTACCGACAACAACGGCAGGGTCAACTTTAAATCTTGTTTCCCTGGCTGGTATTCAGGCCGCACTATTCATATCCACTTTCGTGTACGTAACAACAACAACGATGAGGTGGTTTCACAGTTTTGCTTCCCGGATGCATTCACCGCAGAAATTTGCACCACTCACACTGAATACAGCAGCCGTGGTATTCAGGACACCACCTTAAGCGCTGGCCGCGACACAGTCTTTGGCAACAGCTACGATGAGTTTTTATTTGATTATCAACAAAATTCAGACGGCTCGTTGCTGGCTTACAAAACTATTCAGATTAGCTAA
- a CDS encoding alpha/beta fold hydrolase: MPANDDVIRRNNVKITGSGQQVMLMAHGFGCNQLMWRFLTPELSSQYKIVLFDYVGSGGSNLAAYSRQKYSDLEGYAQDIIDICNTLDLHNVVLVGHSVSSIISLIAAQQIPQRIHSLVMVCPSPCFLNHPPDYLGGFNREDLTELVDLMDKNYIGWAQYLAPLVAGNVDKDFVSNELAESFCSTNPITAKNFAKATFFSDYRSLLPLNKHPVLLLQSQTDALASLYIGDYMHKHTPKSVLQVVQAKGHCLHMTHPQQVAGHIQHFMQSLQPDESKA; encoded by the coding sequence ATGCCTGCAAATGATGACGTCATCCGCAGAAACAATGTCAAAATAACAGGCTCTGGCCAGCAGGTGATGCTGATGGCGCATGGTTTTGGTTGTAACCAGCTGATGTGGCGTTTTCTAACCCCAGAGCTAAGCAGCCAATACAAAATAGTGCTGTTCGATTATGTCGGGTCGGGTGGCTCTAACCTTGCTGCTTACTCCAGACAAAAGTACTCCGATCTGGAAGGTTATGCCCAGGACATTATCGATATCTGTAACACTCTGGATTTACATAATGTAGTGCTGGTTGGACATTCGGTCAGCAGTATCATCAGTTTAATCGCAGCACAGCAAATTCCGCAGCGAATTCATAGCCTGGTGATGGTGTGTCCATCGCCTTGTTTTTTAAATCATCCGCCGGATTATCTGGGTGGTTTTAATCGTGAAGATTTAACTGAGCTAGTTGATTTAATGGATAAAAATTACATAGGCTGGGCCCAGTATCTGGCGCCTTTAGTGGCTGGCAATGTAGATAAAGACTTTGTCAGTAACGAGCTTGCAGAAAGCTTCTGCAGCACCAACCCCATCACAGCCAAAAACTTCGCCAAAGCTACTTTTTTCTCGGACTACCGCTCTTTATTACCACTGAATAAACACCCGGTATTGCTGCTGCAAAGCCAAACCGACGCTCTGGCGTCTTTGTACATCGGCGACTATATGCATAAACACACTCCAAAAAGTGTATTGCAGGTGGTGCAGGCCAAAGGCCATTGTTTGCATATGACGCATCCACAACAGGTGGCTGGCCATATTCAACACTTTATGCAGTCCTTACAGCCAGATGAAAGCAAAGCATGA
- a CDS encoding GGDEF domain-containing protein, which produces MTAEFALDDFPTGLVVTTLEDREILFANQYFYQVSQQEPQSGARIGLVFTAASKIVIESFVMPMLLHQGYCAEIQLTLETKAAEPVPVLVNARIVDNGNRLIYWVISTAQQRDSLYQELVNLRNDLELRAEKLEVLSQTDELTGLLNRRAFVSRATTLIKQALRHKLPYSFFMIDIDHFKQINDQHGHDVGDEVLHKVGQLLAKNSRENDVLARIGGEEFAIITLNQSSESPIQFAEKLLSMIRAEKIQGIDVTVSLGLAISAKASFEQLYKGADILLYEAKNQGRDRLVWRDIDNN; this is translated from the coding sequence ATGACGGCTGAATTTGCTCTGGACGATTTCCCTACCGGTTTAGTGGTGACCACTCTCGAAGATCGCGAAATTCTGTTTGCTAACCAGTATTTTTATCAGGTCAGCCAACAAGAGCCACAAAGCGGCGCCCGTATTGGTTTGGTATTTACTGCCGCGTCCAAAATTGTGATCGAAAGTTTTGTTATGCCTATGCTGCTGCATCAGGGGTACTGCGCAGAAATCCAGTTAACCCTTGAAACCAAAGCCGCAGAGCCCGTGCCTGTATTGGTTAATGCCCGTATTGTGGATAACGGCAACCGGCTAATTTATTGGGTGATTAGCACAGCACAACAGCGCGATAGCTTGTATCAGGAACTGGTGAACCTGCGTAACGATTTAGAGCTAAGGGCCGAGAAGCTGGAAGTGTTGTCACAAACGGATGAACTAACAGGCTTACTGAATCGCAGAGCTTTTGTCTCCAGAGCCACAACGCTGATCAAACAAGCGCTGCGGCATAAACTACCCTACTCATTTTTTATGATCGACATCGACCACTTTAAGCAAATCAACGACCAGCACGGTCACGACGTCGGCGACGAAGTGTTGCATAAAGTGGGGCAGTTGCTGGCGAAAAACAGCAGAGAAAACGACGTGCTGGCCCGTATTGGCGGCGAAGAATTCGCCATCATCACCCTCAATCAAAGCAGCGAATCCCCAATCCAATTCGCCGAAAAGTTGCTGTCGATGATCCGAGCTGAAAAAATACAAGGCATTGATGTAACAGTAAGTTTAGGCTTGGCTATCTCAGCAAAAGCCAGTTTTGAGCAGCTGTACAAAGGCGCAGATATTCTGCTTTACGAAGCAAAAAACCAGGGCCGCGACAGACTGGTGTGGCGGGATATTGATAATAATTGA
- a CDS encoding arsinothricin resistance N-acetyltransferase ArsN1 family B, translated as MIRSATSADATAIAAIYNHYVLNTSVTFEEEAVSTEQMAERIGQVKADGLPWLVLEQSGELLGYAYATKWRIRSAYRFSVESTVYVKDGVTAKGLGSQLYQQLLAELKVLGLHLVIGGITLPNKRSVALHEKFGFEKCGHFQQVGFKFEQWRDVGYWQKLL; from the coding sequence ATGATCCGCAGTGCAACCTCAGCAGACGCCACAGCTATTGCAGCCATTTATAACCACTATGTGCTGAATACCAGTGTCACTTTTGAAGAAGAAGCTGTTAGTACTGAACAGATGGCGGAGCGTATTGGGCAGGTAAAAGCGGATGGCTTGCCCTGGTTAGTGCTGGAGCAAAGCGGCGAACTACTGGGTTATGCCTATGCCACTAAATGGCGGATACGGTCAGCTTATCGGTTTTCGGTGGAAAGCACAGTTTATGTCAAAGACGGTGTGACAGCCAAAGGCCTGGGCAGTCAGTTGTATCAGCAACTGCTGGCTGAACTAAAAGTTCTGGGTTTGCATCTGGTGATAGGTGGTATCACTTTACCTAATAAACGAAGTGTAGCGCTGCATGAAAAATTTGGTTTCGAGAAATGCGGCCATTTTCAGCAGGTTGGCTTTAAATTTGAACAGTGGCGCGATGTCGGCTACTGGCAAAAGTTGCTGTAA
- a CDS encoding class I SAM-dependent methyltransferase produces the protein MSSNIDIYHQVAEGFASQYNALKPEEVHQSWRSFWPAADALVLDIGAGSGRDALWLAQQGCEVFAVEPAKALRELGQQQTATLEAAQQKPVHWLDDRLPELKTVLQLGLKFDLILVSAVWMHLTPAEQERSFRKLSNLLKAGGRLVISLRHGDFNDGRTAYPVSIHSIEQLCVQHALELSFQQQGTDAMGRENVQWQTVVCTLPDDGSGSLSQVRHIILNSSKSSTYKLALLRTLVRIADAHPGAVLDSSSQQIILPVGLVVLYWIRQFKRLLDGYNLQQNSDPAKRLGFQKADGWDLLTHLAADDFAIGALFTGPDAKALQKLFSHCIDTIQQGPVTFIYQKTPDNPLFAIEKKRRTATDTVLIDKDFLASFGHFIIHQDKLWQCLRHYGCWIEPLLTRQWVDEMAKYQLNKARALPLETYYLSLQWLEQKRETAAVRDKVMKLQQQGEQVLSVWSGSTLKQFDIDHCLPFSYWPNNDQWNLLPCTANENRSKSDRLPGRDLLQHSRGRINNWWQQANTTQAEQRRFFTEANLSLPGLTTQNNDFEQVFEALQFLVFGVKQRLQVGEWQVG, from the coding sequence ATGAGCAGTAACATCGATATTTATCATCAGGTCGCCGAAGGTTTTGCCAGCCAATACAATGCGTTAAAACCTGAAGAGGTGCATCAAAGCTGGCGCAGTTTCTGGCCTGCTGCCGATGCTTTAGTGCTGGATATCGGCGCTGGCAGCGGCCGTGATGCGCTCTGGCTGGCACAACAAGGATGCGAAGTATTTGCGGTGGAACCTGCCAAAGCCTTACGTGAGTTAGGGCAACAACAAACTGCTACGTTAGAGGCTGCCCAACAGAAACCAGTACATTGGCTGGACGACCGCTTGCCAGAGCTAAAAACTGTGCTGCAACTTGGTCTGAAGTTTGACCTGATTTTAGTCAGCGCTGTCTGGATGCACCTGACTCCAGCCGAACAAGAGCGTAGTTTTCGTAAATTATCTAACCTGTTAAAAGCCGGTGGCCGTTTGGTCATTAGCCTGCGCCACGGCGACTTTAACGACGGTCGCACTGCTTATCCAGTCAGTATTCACAGCATAGAGCAGCTGTGTGTGCAACATGCGCTTGAGCTGAGTTTTCAGCAGCAAGGCACCGATGCTATGGGCCGCGAAAACGTACAATGGCAAACTGTTGTCTGTACTTTGCCGGACGATGGCAGCGGTAGCTTAAGTCAGGTACGGCATATCATTTTAAATTCGTCCAAATCCTCTACTTACAAACTGGCGCTACTGCGAACTTTGGTGCGTATTGCCGATGCTCATCCGGGCGCAGTGTTGGATAGTAGTAGTCAGCAAATCATCTTACCTGTCGGCTTAGTGGTGCTGTATTGGATCCGACAATTTAAGCGCTTGCTGGATGGTTATAACCTGCAACAAAACTCTGACCCGGCCAAACGTTTAGGTTTTCAAAAAGCAGATGGTTGGGATTTACTGACGCATTTAGCAGCGGACGATTTTGCCATAGGCGCTTTATTTACTGGCCCTGATGCCAAAGCGCTGCAAAAGTTATTTAGCCATTGCATCGACACCATTCAACAAGGCCCAGTGACATTTATCTACCAAAAAACACCGGATAACCCGCTGTTTGCGATAGAGAAAAAGCGCCGCACTGCTACAGATACTGTGCTCATCGATAAGGATTTCCTCGCTAGCTTTGGCCATTTCATAATCCATCAGGACAAACTCTGGCAGTGCTTGCGCCACTACGGCTGCTGGATTGAGCCTTTATTAACCCGGCAATGGGTGGACGAAATGGCCAAATATCAGCTGAATAAGGCACGGGCGCTGCCGCTTGAAACCTACTATTTAAGCCTGCAATGGCTGGAACAAAAACGCGAAACTGCCGCCGTGCGCGATAAAGTAATGAAGCTGCAACAACAAGGCGAGCAAGTGCTGTCGGTTTGGAGTGGCAGCACACTGAAACAATTCGACATAGACCACTGCCTGCCATTTTCCTATTGGCCCAATAACGATCAGTGGAATTTATTACCTTGCACAGCTAACGAAAACCGCAGCAAAAGCGACCGCCTGCCGGGCCGTGACTTACTGCAACATAGTCGTGGCCGCATTAACAACTGGTGGCAACAAGCCAATACCACCCAAGCCGAACAACGGCGCTTTTTCACCGAAGCTAATTTGTCTTTGCCCGGCTTAACCACCCAAAACAACGACTTTGAGCAAGTATTCGAAGCCCTGCAGTTTTTGGTGTTTGGCGTGAAGCAGAGACTGCAGGTGGGGGAGTGGCAAGTTGGGTAA